The Microbacterium paraoxydans genome includes a window with the following:
- the dxr gene encoding 1-deoxy-D-xylulose-5-phosphate reductoisomerase has protein sequence MRRVIILGSTGSIGTQALDVIRANPRRFEVVGLAAGSNAAMVAEQAAQFQVEHTALGAAEAEQLVRDVEADVVLNGITGSIGLGSTLAALEEGRTLALANKESLIVGGDLVLAAAAPGQIVPVDSEHSALAQALRSGTHDEIRRLVVTASGGPFRGKSRDELTAVTPQDALAHPTWNMGRTVTTNSATLVNKGLEVIEAHLLFDVPYDDIDVVVHPQSIVHSMVEFIDGSTIAQASPPDMRLPISLGLDWPHRVGGVGRPLDWTTATSWTFEPLDDIAFPAVALAKAVGRAGGTFPAVYNAANEQAVDAFHEGRLPFLGIVDTVQRVVDAHDAPDALTVESLAAAEDWARRKADQLIAAA, from the coding sequence ATGCGTCGCGTCATCATCCTCGGCTCCACCGGTTCCATCGGCACCCAGGCGCTGGATGTGATCCGTGCCAATCCTCGACGCTTCGAGGTCGTCGGTCTCGCCGCAGGGTCGAACGCGGCGATGGTGGCCGAGCAGGCGGCGCAGTTCCAGGTGGAGCACACCGCTCTCGGCGCGGCGGAGGCGGAGCAGCTGGTCCGCGACGTCGAAGCCGATGTGGTGCTGAACGGGATCACCGGCTCGATCGGTTTGGGCTCGACACTGGCTGCGCTGGAGGAGGGGCGGACGCTCGCCCTGGCGAACAAGGAGTCGCTGATCGTCGGCGGTGATCTGGTGCTCGCCGCGGCGGCGCCCGGTCAGATCGTCCCCGTGGACTCCGAGCACTCCGCCCTCGCGCAGGCTCTGCGCTCCGGTACGCACGACGAGATCCGTCGGCTCGTGGTCACGGCCTCGGGCGGGCCCTTCCGCGGGAAGTCGCGCGACGAGCTCACCGCCGTCACGCCGCAGGATGCGCTCGCGCACCCGACGTGGAACATGGGACGCACCGTCACCACGAACTCCGCCACGCTGGTCAACAAGGGCCTCGAGGTCATTGAGGCGCACCTGCTGTTCGACGTGCCCTACGACGACATCGACGTCGTCGTGCACCCGCAGTCGATCGTGCACTCCATGGTGGAGTTCATCGACGGATCCACCATCGCCCAGGCCTCGCCGCCGGACATGCGGCTGCCGATCTCGCTGGGCCTCGACTGGCCGCACCGGGTGGGCGGTGTGGGCCGCCCGCTGGACTGGACCACCGCCACCTCGTGGACGTTCGAGCCGCTCGATGACATCGCCTTCCCCGCGGTGGCACTCGCGAAGGCGGTCGGGCGTGCCGGAGGCACCTTCCCCGCGGTCTACAACGCCGCCAACGAGCAGGCCGTGGACGCGTTCCACGAGGGACGCCTGCCGTTCCTCGGCATCGTCGACACCGTGCAGCGGGTCGTCGACGCGCACGACGCTCCGGACGCGCTGACCGTGGAATCGCTCGCGGCGGCGGAGGACTGGGCGCGGCGGAAGGCCGACCAGCTCATCGCCGCCGCCTGA
- a CDS encoding RNB domain-containing ribonuclease, translating to MPQRRSHVAPSAAQTELAAALSALREALDTPTVFPADVLAEAEAASATTPELDLTDIPFATLDPAGARDLDQAFHLERDGDGYRVRYAIADVPGFVTPGGAVDAEARRRGQTLYAADGTIPLHPPVLSEDRVSLLPDVDRPALVWTFALDAAGTVTDFRLERALIRSRAQLDYASTQEALDRGDGGHAALLPDIGALRLEQERGRGGASLNVPDEEVVRTEDGTYAIERRSPLPVEEWNAQLSLMTGIAAATLMIDAGVGILRTMPEPDEAAFAAFRHQTEALGRPWTDGTYGEYLRGLDRSDPMTLPVLEAAASLFRGAGYLVFDGEPPADAVQAAIGAPYAHATAPLRRLVDRWVLTICLAVSTGQPVPEWVRSSLGDLPALMQDSGRRASQLDADTVNRVEAALLTPLVGQTVEATVIELRGERAAVQIAEPAVTTTAAVGLARPGDVVRLRVVRVDIATGEIELAV from the coding sequence ATGCCCCAGCGCCGCTCGCATGTCGCCCCCTCCGCCGCCCAGACCGAGCTCGCCGCGGCGCTCTCCGCGCTGCGGGAGGCCCTGGACACGCCGACCGTGTTTCCCGCCGACGTGCTCGCCGAGGCGGAAGCGGCCTCGGCCACGACCCCGGAGCTCGACCTCACGGACATCCCGTTCGCGACCCTCGACCCTGCGGGCGCCCGTGACCTCGACCAGGCCTTCCACCTCGAGCGCGACGGCGACGGCTATCGGGTGCGGTACGCCATCGCGGACGTGCCGGGTTTCGTCACCCCCGGTGGTGCCGTGGACGCGGAGGCCCGCCGACGGGGACAGACCCTGTACGCCGCGGACGGCACGATCCCGCTGCATCCGCCGGTGCTGAGCGAGGACCGCGTCTCCCTGCTCCCCGATGTCGACCGTCCCGCTCTCGTGTGGACGTTCGCGCTGGATGCCGCGGGCACCGTGACCGACTTCCGGCTGGAGCGCGCCCTCATCCGGTCCCGTGCGCAGCTCGACTACGCGTCCACCCAGGAGGCGCTGGACCGGGGCGACGGCGGCCACGCGGCCCTGCTGCCGGATATCGGTGCCCTCCGCCTCGAGCAGGAGCGTGGGCGCGGTGGAGCCAGCCTCAACGTCCCGGACGAGGAGGTCGTGCGCACCGAGGACGGCACCTATGCGATCGAGCGCCGCAGCCCCCTGCCCGTGGAGGAGTGGAACGCGCAGCTGTCGCTCATGACCGGGATCGCGGCCGCGACGCTCATGATCGACGCAGGCGTGGGCATCCTCCGCACGATGCCGGAGCCGGACGAGGCGGCTTTCGCGGCCTTCCGTCATCAGACGGAGGCGCTCGGGCGCCCGTGGACCGACGGCACGTACGGCGAGTACCTCCGCGGCCTCGACCGCTCCGACCCGATGACCCTCCCGGTGCTGGAAGCCGCCGCCTCGCTGTTCCGCGGTGCGGGGTACCTCGTGTTCGACGGGGAGCCGCCCGCCGACGCCGTGCAGGCCGCGATCGGCGCCCCGTACGCACATGCGACCGCTCCCCTCCGCCGGCTCGTCGACCGCTGGGTCCTCACCATCTGCCTCGCCGTGTCGACGGGACAGCCGGTGCCGGAGTGGGTGCGCTCCTCCCTCGGCGACCTCCCCGCGCTCATGCAGGACTCGGGCCGACGGGCGTCGCAGCTGGACGCGGACACCGTGAACCGCGTCGAGGCCGCGCTGCTCACGCCTCTGGTCGGGCAGACGGTCGAGGCGACGGTCATCGAGCTCCGGGGCGAGCGGGCCGCCGTCCAGATCGCGGAGCCCGCGGTCACGACGACCGCGGCGGTGGGTCTCGCCAGGCCCGGGGACGTGGTGCGGCTGCGCGTCGTGCGCGTGGACATCGCGACGGGCGAGATTGAGCTCGCCGTCTGA
- a CDS encoding YcnI family copper-binding membrane protein, with protein MSNTTIRPRRPRRTLLGATGVVGGLALALAVPAMAGAHVSVSPDELAAGDHGVLTFSFSHGCGTSPTTALRITMPDGLASVAPTLDGDWTIQVERGDDGLVSAVTYTALTPVPTDLRGAVSMSVGLDEDTPETLAFPVVQQCVDGATEWTQLAEKGEDPHDLDSPAPVVTVTDGTADGHGTSAAPQPATADDGDDALGIALGAGGLLAGVAALVVAVLAFRRRA; from the coding sequence ATGTCGAACACCACCATCCGTCCCCGTCGTCCGCGCCGCACCCTCCTCGGAGCCACCGGCGTCGTCGGCGGACTCGCCCTCGCCCTCGCCGTCCCCGCGATGGCCGGGGCGCACGTCAGCGTCAGCCCGGACGAGCTCGCCGCGGGCGACCACGGCGTGCTGACCTTCTCGTTCTCGCACGGCTGCGGCACCTCGCCCACCACCGCCCTGCGCATCACCATGCCGGACGGCCTCGCCTCGGTCGCCCCCACGCTCGACGGCGACTGGACCATCCAGGTCGAGCGCGGCGACGACGGTCTCGTGAGCGCCGTCACGTACACCGCCCTCACGCCGGTGCCGACCGACCTGCGCGGCGCCGTGAGCATGTCGGTGGGCCTGGATGAGGACACGCCCGAAACGCTCGCCTTCCCGGTGGTCCAGCAGTGCGTGGACGGCGCGACCGAGTGGACGCAGCTCGCCGAGAAGGGTGAGGACCCGCACGACCTCGACTCCCCCGCGCCTGTCGTGACGGTCACGGACGGCACCGCGGACGGTCACGGCACGAGCGCCGCGCCGCAGCCCGCGACGGCGGACGACGGCGACGACGCGCTGGGCATCGCGCTGGGTGCCGGCGGTCTGCTCGCCGGCGTCGCGGCGCTGGTGGTCGCGGTGCTCGCGTTCCGCCGCCGCGCCTGA
- a CDS encoding nuclear transport factor 2 family protein, giving the protein MSDILLPAPVQAMIDAINAGDTDAFVAAFTADGFVSDWGTVKAGADGVRGWADSNAIGAGARMTVLSAATDGDTTRIRFAWSSRVFNGESDGIFVVDGDRLASFTIPPSH; this is encoded by the coding sequence GTGTCCGACATCCTCCTGCCCGCGCCGGTCCAGGCCATGATCGACGCGATCAACGCCGGGGACACCGACGCCTTCGTCGCCGCGTTCACCGCGGACGGCTTCGTGAGCGACTGGGGCACCGTGAAAGCCGGTGCCGACGGCGTGCGCGGCTGGGCGGACAGCAATGCGATCGGCGCCGGGGCGCGGATGACCGTGCTCTCGGCCGCCACGGACGGCGACACGACGCGCATCCGGTTCGCGTGGAGCAGTCGCGTCTTCAACGGCGAGTCCGATGGGATCTTCGTCGTCGACGGCGACCGGCTCGCCAGCTTCACGATCCCGCCGTCCCACTGA
- a CDS encoding Mur ligase family protein — MEQQPTLPPVLRPANPPRRELSELASLFARSVRGDVEGVALSGITLATADLRPGEAFVAIRGVNRHGADFAKTAAEKGAVAVITDQAGADIAADAGLPILIVDDPRGVLGALSAWVYGTGAEDPLPLLFATTGTNGKTSVSHLLEGILEQMGVVTGLSSTAERHIAGEVIVSRLTTPEASEMHALLALMREREVEAVAVEVSAQALSRHRVDGIRFDVAGFTNLSHDHLDDYADMEEYFEAKLPLFRPDRAVRGVVCLDSSSGALVVERSGIPVVTVGTPSIAADADQASRADWVVVIDDERATGTTFTMTGPAGTLTTTVPVIGPHMAANAALAIVMLLEGGYAWERIVGALQRDGGIHAYLPGRTQLVSGARGPAVFVDFGHSPDAFEKTLAAVRRVTPGKVLMLFGADGDRDASKRFDMARTAVEGSDILVVTDHHPRFEDPASIRATLVEGARRARPDAEIHEYSPPEAAIVAAVGLVGDGDAILWAGPGHQDYRDIRGVRTPYSARELSRRALKAAGWPVPEPRWPVPYPDED, encoded by the coding sequence ATGGAACAACAGCCGACCCTGCCCCCCGTGCTCCGCCCGGCGAACCCGCCCCGGCGCGAGCTGTCCGAACTCGCCTCCCTGTTCGCCCGCTCCGTGCGGGGCGATGTGGAGGGCGTCGCTCTCAGTGGCATCACCCTCGCCACGGCCGATCTGCGCCCGGGCGAGGCCTTCGTCGCCATCCGCGGCGTGAACCGCCACGGCGCGGACTTCGCGAAGACCGCCGCCGAGAAGGGAGCGGTCGCGGTGATCACGGACCAGGCGGGTGCCGACATCGCCGCCGACGCCGGCCTCCCGATCCTCATCGTCGACGACCCCCGCGGCGTGCTCGGCGCGCTGAGCGCCTGGGTGTACGGCACGGGCGCGGAGGATCCGCTCCCCCTCCTGTTCGCGACCACCGGGACGAACGGCAAGACGAGCGTCTCCCACCTCCTCGAGGGCATCCTCGAGCAGATGGGCGTCGTCACCGGGCTCTCCTCCACCGCCGAACGGCACATCGCGGGTGAGGTCATCGTCTCGCGGCTCACCACACCCGAGGCCTCCGAGATGCATGCCCTCCTCGCGCTGATGCGGGAGCGCGAGGTCGAGGCCGTCGCGGTCGAGGTCAGTGCCCAGGCCCTGTCCCGTCACCGCGTCGACGGCATCCGGTTCGACGTCGCGGGGTTCACCAACCTCAGCCACGATCACCTCGACGACTACGCCGACATGGAGGAGTACTTCGAGGCGAAGCTGCCGCTCTTCCGTCCCGACCGCGCCGTGCGCGGCGTCGTCTGCCTCGACTCCTCCTCCGGCGCCCTTGTCGTCGAACGCTCCGGGATCCCGGTCGTCACCGTCGGGACGCCCTCCATCGCCGCCGACGCCGATCAGGCATCGCGAGCGGACTGGGTGGTCGTCATCGACGACGAGCGGGCGACCGGCACCACGTTCACGATGACGGGACCGGCCGGCACGCTCACCACGACCGTCCCCGTGATCGGTCCGCACATGGCCGCGAACGCGGCGCTGGCGATCGTCATGCTGCTCGAAGGCGGCTATGCCTGGGAGCGGATCGTCGGGGCCCTGCAGCGCGACGGCGGCATCCACGCCTACCTGCCCGGTCGCACGCAGCTCGTCTCGGGCGCGCGAGGACCGGCCGTCTTCGTCGACTTCGGCCACTCGCCCGACGCCTTCGAGAAGACCCTGGCCGCCGTGCGGCGGGTGACCCCCGGCAAGGTGCTCATGCTCTTCGGGGCCGACGGGGACCGCGACGCCAGCAAGCGCTTCGACATGGCCCGCACCGCGGTGGAGGGCAGCGACATCCTCGTCGTGACCGATCACCACCCCCGGTTCGAGGACCCGGCGTCGATCCGCGCCACGCTCGTCGAGGGCGCGCGTCGCGCCCGTCCCGACGCCGAGATCCACGAGTACTCCCCGCCGGAGGCCGCGATCGTGGCCGCCGTCGGACTCGTCGGCGACGGCGACGCGATCCTCTGGGCGGGACCCGGCCACCAGGACTACCGCGACATCCGCGGAGTGCGGACGCCGTACTCCGCCCGCGAGCTCTCCCGGCGTGCGCTGAAGGCCGCCGGATGGCCCGTCCCGGAGCCGCGCTGGCCCGTGCCGTACCCGGACGAGGACTGA
- a CDS encoding chorismate-binding protein, translating into MTLSRLDELSADPTASFVLIARDGADTVELLTGDVTDVDLLADIPLTVEGEPREVFALVPYRQVRERGFVAQDDGAPLRCLVVAEHLDLPTAAVLDALPTAPIALRDEGFDIADEEYARIVETVIADEIGRGEGANFVIRRDFTATVEADERQAALTWFRALLAHERGAYWTFAVVTPGHIAVGASPEAHVVARGGVVTMNPISGTFRHPAGGATKETLTDFLASTKETEELFMVVDEELKMMSAVCADGGRITGPHLKQMSRLTHTEYMLRGRSGLDPRDILRETMFAPTVTGSPMQNACAVIRRHERKPRGYYSGVAALFTPNADGGHDLDAPILIRTVYLRDGELSVPVGATLVRHSDPHGEVSETHGKAAGVLGAIGAIDRDRVAEARSDADAPGEPRRLADDPDVAALLSSRNARLAEFWLNPQGEDFTGPFSGRSALVVDAEDRFTTMLAHQLRHLGLDVTIASWDEVDDEAVETADLVVAGPGPGDPRDDASPRIARMREIVAARLQAHSPLLAVCLSHQILADRMGIALTPLDAPHQGLQKAVPVFGEDASIGFYNTFTARVDPGATTVGPAEVSADPVTGDVYALRGDGFASVQGHLESILSRDGIRTLERLAAHALR; encoded by the coding sequence ATGACCCTCTCTCGCCTCGACGAGCTCAGCGCCGACCCCACCGCGTCCTTCGTGCTGATCGCCCGGGACGGCGCGGACACCGTCGAGCTGCTCACCGGAGATGTGACCGACGTCGACCTGCTCGCCGACATCCCCCTGACGGTCGAGGGAGAGCCGCGGGAGGTGTTCGCGCTCGTCCCGTATCGGCAGGTCCGCGAACGCGGCTTCGTGGCCCAGGACGACGGCGCCCCGTTGCGCTGCCTCGTCGTCGCGGAGCACCTCGACCTGCCAACTGCTGCTGTGCTCGACGCGCTTCCGACCGCCCCGATCGCGCTCCGCGATGAGGGCTTCGACATCGCGGACGAGGAGTACGCGCGGATCGTCGAGACCGTGATCGCGGACGAGATCGGCCGCGGCGAGGGTGCGAACTTCGTCATCCGCCGCGATTTCACCGCGACCGTCGAGGCCGACGAGCGCCAGGCGGCGCTCACCTGGTTCCGGGCTCTGCTCGCCCACGAGCGCGGCGCCTACTGGACGTTCGCGGTCGTCACCCCCGGGCACATCGCGGTCGGGGCGAGCCCCGAGGCGCACGTCGTGGCCCGCGGCGGCGTCGTCACCATGAACCCCATCTCGGGCACCTTCCGGCATCCGGCCGGCGGCGCGACGAAGGAGACGCTCACCGACTTCCTGGCGTCGACCAAGGAGACCGAGGAGCTGTTCATGGTCGTGGACGAGGAGCTCAAGATGATGAGCGCCGTCTGCGCCGACGGCGGACGCATCACCGGCCCGCATCTCAAGCAGATGTCGCGGCTGACGCACACCGAGTACATGCTGCGCGGACGGAGCGGGCTGGACCCGCGGGACATCCTCCGCGAGACGATGTTCGCCCCGACCGTCACCGGCTCCCCCATGCAGAACGCCTGCGCCGTGATCCGGCGGCACGAGCGCAAGCCCCGGGGCTACTACTCGGGCGTCGCGGCGCTCTTCACGCCCAACGCCGATGGCGGGCACGACCTCGACGCGCCCATCCTCATCCGCACCGTGTACCTGCGCGACGGCGAGCTGAGCGTGCCCGTCGGCGCGACCCTCGTCCGTCACTCGGACCCGCACGGCGAGGTGTCCGAGACCCACGGCAAGGCCGCCGGCGTGCTCGGCGCGATCGGCGCGATCGATCGGGACCGCGTCGCCGAGGCCCGCAGCGACGCCGACGCCCCCGGTGAGCCGCGGCGTCTCGCGGACGACCCGGACGTCGCCGCGCTCCTCTCCTCGCGCAACGCCCGCCTCGCCGAGTTCTGGCTGAACCCGCAGGGCGAGGACTTCACCGGTCCGTTCTCCGGCCGCTCCGCCCTCGTCGTCGACGCCGAGGACCGCTTCACGACAATGCTCGCGCATCAGCTGCGGCACCTCGGGCTCGACGTGACCATCGCGTCCTGGGACGAGGTGGACGACGAAGCGGTCGAGACGGCCGATCTCGTCGTCGCCGGCCCCGGCCCCGGCGACCCCCGAGACGACGCGAGCCCGCGCATCGCCCGGATGCGCGAGATCGTGGCGGCCCGCCTGCAGGCGCATTCGCCGCTGCTCGCGGTCTGCCTGAGCCACCAGATCCTGGCGGACCGGATGGGGATCGCGCTGACGCCCCTCGACGCTCCGCACCAGGGGCTGCAGAAGGCCGTGCCGGTGTTCGGCGAGGACGCCTCGATCGGGTTCTACAACACCTTCACGGCACGGGTCGACCCCGGAGCGACCACGGTGGGCCCGGCCGAGGTCTCCGCGGATCCGGTGACCGGAGACGTCTACGCGCTCCGCGGCGATGGCTTCGCATCGGTGCAGGGCCACCTCGAATCGATCCTGTCCCGCGACGGCATCCGCACGCTGGAGCGCCTGGCGGCGCACGCCCTGCGCTGA
- a CDS encoding M50 family metallopeptidase, which translates to MEFLLYLGGIVFMLIGLGLSIGLHEVGHLVPAKLFGVRVGQYMIGFGPRLWSKRIGETEYGFKLLPLGGFISMSGMYPSSKDSGPASGAFRTLIQDARSANDETIAEGAEDRVFYKLPVWKRVIVMLGGPLMNLVLAVVIFTVLVSGIGVQQGTTTVAAVNECVVPASSTATECGADDPESPAAAADVQPGDVLVSIDGKPVSTFAEATAIVQASPGEPLALVVRRDGTERTLTLTPIAAERTITDASGQPVLDDDGDPVVKEVGYAGMIAQMGYVQQPLTAGPQLAADTVARVGSLIVTLPVRLWDVGVSLVTGGERDPNGPLSVVGVGRLAGEVAATDAPVLNRFAVLLGLLGSLNVALFVFNLIPLLPLDGGHIVVALWEGIKRAWAKLFRRPPPAPVDATKLVPLTVVVATLLIAMGALLLVADLFNPVKLLG; encoded by the coding sequence GTGGAATTCCTGCTCTATCTGGGCGGCATCGTGTTCATGCTGATCGGCCTCGGCCTCTCGATCGGTCTGCACGAGGTCGGCCACCTCGTCCCCGCGAAGCTCTTCGGCGTGCGTGTCGGCCAGTACATGATCGGCTTCGGGCCGCGCCTGTGGTCGAAGCGGATCGGGGAGACGGAGTACGGCTTCAAGCTCCTGCCCCTGGGCGGCTTCATCTCCATGTCGGGGATGTATCCGTCGTCGAAGGACAGCGGGCCCGCGTCCGGGGCGTTCCGCACGCTCATCCAGGACGCGCGCTCGGCCAACGACGAGACCATCGCGGAAGGCGCCGAGGACCGGGTCTTCTACAAGCTGCCGGTGTGGAAGCGCGTGATCGTGATGCTCGGCGGACCGCTCATGAATCTCGTGCTGGCCGTGGTGATCTTCACCGTCCTCGTCAGCGGGATCGGCGTGCAGCAGGGGACCACCACGGTCGCGGCGGTGAACGAGTGCGTGGTCCCCGCGTCGTCGACGGCGACCGAGTGCGGGGCCGACGATCCGGAGTCCCCGGCCGCTGCGGCCGACGTGCAGCCGGGCGACGTCCTCGTGTCGATCGACGGGAAGCCGGTGTCGACCTTCGCGGAGGCCACCGCCATCGTCCAGGCCTCACCGGGCGAGCCCCTCGCCCTCGTCGTGCGCCGGGACGGCACCGAGCGGACGCTGACCCTCACGCCCATCGCCGCGGAGCGCACCATCACGGACGCGAGCGGGCAGCCGGTGCTCGACGACGACGGCGATCCCGTCGTGAAGGAGGTCGGCTATGCGGGGATGATCGCGCAGATGGGCTACGTGCAGCAGCCGCTGACCGCCGGACCCCAGCTGGCGGCGGACACCGTCGCCCGGGTCGGCTCGCTGATCGTCACGCTCCCGGTGCGGCTGTGGGACGTCGGGGTCTCGCTCGTGACGGGAGGGGAACGCGATCCGAACGGGCCGCTGAGCGTCGTCGGCGTCGGGCGTCTCGCGGGCGAGGTGGCCGCGACGGACGCTCCGGTGCTCAACCGCTTCGCCGTGCTGCTCGGCCTTCTCGGCTCGCTCAACGTCGCGCTCTTCGTCTTCAACCTGATCCCGCTGCTGCCGCTCGACGGCGGGCACATCGTCGTCGCGCTGTGGGAGGGGATCAAGCGGGCGTGGGCGAAGCTGTTCCGGCGGCCGCCCCCGGCCCCGGTCGACGCCACCAAGCTCGTGCCGCTGACCGTCGTCGTCGCGACGCTGCTCATCGCGATGGGCGCGCTCCTGCTCGTGGCCGACCTGTTCAACCCGGTCAAGCTCCTGGGCTGA
- a CDS encoding isocitrate lyase/PEP mutase family protein gives MTTAAKAQTLVGLYDAPEILRVVNVWDVVSARAVAALPETKAIATAGHGIAASFGYDDGDTPRDVMIDMVGRIAAAVSVPVTADLDDGYGDAGETTRLAIAAGVVGANVEDRLKPLDESVAVVEAIVKAAEAEGVPFALNARTDAFVRAGSRPVEQSIADAIQRGRAFLDAGATAVFVPGILDANVTRQLVEGIGERKVSVIGIPGALAASEYEKLGVTRISYGPLPQRVALTALQELAESLYRGGVVPQGLPALN, from the coding sequence ATGACCACTGCTGCCAAGGCTCAGACCCTCGTCGGACTCTATGACGCCCCGGAGATCCTCCGTGTGGTGAACGTGTGGGATGTCGTCTCCGCACGCGCCGTCGCCGCGCTGCCGGAGACGAAGGCGATCGCCACCGCCGGTCACGGCATCGCCGCGTCGTTCGGCTACGACGACGGGGACACCCCGCGCGACGTCATGATCGACATGGTCGGACGGATCGCGGCGGCCGTGTCCGTTCCCGTCACCGCCGACCTGGACGACGGGTACGGCGACGCGGGGGAGACCACCCGCCTCGCGATCGCGGCCGGCGTCGTCGGCGCGAACGTCGAGGACCGCCTCAAGCCGCTCGACGAATCGGTCGCCGTCGTCGAGGCCATCGTGAAGGCCGCGGAGGCGGAGGGCGTGCCGTTCGCCCTCAACGCCCGGACCGACGCGTTCGTGCGTGCCGGGTCGCGCCCCGTGGAGCAGAGCATCGCGGATGCCATCCAGCGCGGTCGCGCCTTCCTCGATGCGGGCGCCACCGCGGTCTTCGTCCCCGGCATCCTGGACGCGAACGTCACGCGTCAGCTCGTCGAGGGGATCGGTGAGCGCAAGGTCAGCGTGATCGGCATCCCCGGCGCGCTCGCCGCCTCCGAGTACGAGAAGCTCGGCGTGACCCGCATCTCCTACGGTCCGCTGCCGCAGCGCGTGGCGCTCACGGCTCTGCAGGAGCTCGCGGAGAGCCTCTACCGCGGCGGTGTCGTGCCGCAGGGACTCCCGGCCCTCAACTGA
- the ispG gene encoding flavodoxin-dependent (E)-4-hydroxy-3-methylbut-2-enyl-diphosphate synthase, whose translation MPKVPEVLAPRRKSRQIKVGKVLVGGDAPVSVQSMTTTKTTDINGTLQQIAELTASGCEIVRVAVPSQDDADVLHIIAKKSQIPVIADIHFQPKYVFQAIDAGCAAVRVNPGNIRKFDDQVGEIAKAAKDAGVSLRIGVNAGSLDRRLLEKYGKATPEALVESAVWEASLFEEHDFHDFKISVKHNDPVVMVKAYRQLAERGDWPLHLGVTEAGPAFQGTIKSATAFGILLGEGIGDTIRVSLSAPPAEEVKVGHQILQSLNLRERKLEIVSCPSCGRAQVDVYTLAEDVTEGLKEMTVPLRVAVMGCVVNGPGEAREADLGVASGNGKGQIFVKGEVIKTVPEADIVATLIEEANRIAAEMGPDAPLGTAQVVTA comes from the coding sequence ATGCCGAAGGTCCCCGAAGTCCTCGCCCCGCGTCGCAAGTCCCGTCAGATCAAGGTGGGCAAGGTGCTCGTCGGCGGCGATGCGCCCGTCAGCGTGCAGTCGATGACGACGACGAAGACCACCGACATCAACGGGACGTTGCAGCAGATCGCGGAGCTCACCGCCTCCGGCTGCGAGATCGTCCGCGTCGCCGTGCCCTCGCAGGACGACGCCGACGTGCTGCACATCATCGCCAAGAAGAGCCAGATCCCGGTCATCGCCGACATCCACTTCCAGCCGAAGTACGTCTTCCAGGCGATCGACGCCGGCTGTGCGGCCGTGCGTGTGAACCCGGGCAACATCCGCAAGTTCGACGATCAGGTCGGCGAGATCGCGAAGGCCGCCAAGGACGCGGGCGTCTCGCTCCGCATCGGCGTGAACGCGGGCTCGCTCGACCGTCGCCTGCTCGAGAAGTACGGCAAGGCCACGCCGGAGGCCCTCGTCGAGAGTGCGGTCTGGGAGGCCTCGCTGTTCGAGGAGCACGACTTCCACGACTTCAAGATCTCGGTCAAGCACAACGACCCGGTCGTCATGGTCAAGGCCTACCGTCAGCTCGCCGAGCGGGGCGACTGGCCGCTGCACCTCGGCGTGACCGAGGCGGGACCGGCCTTCCAGGGCACGATCAAGAGCGCGACCGCCTTCGGCATCCTGCTGGGGGAGGGCATCGGCGACACCATCCGCGTCTCGCTGTCCGCGCCGCCGGCCGAGGAGGTCAAGGTCGGTCACCAGATCCTCCAGTCCCTCAACCTCCGGGAGCGCAAGCTCGAGATCGTCTCGTGCCCGTCGTGCGGTCGGGCTCAGGTCGACGTCTACACGCTCGCGGAAGACGTCACCGAGGGGCTCAAGGAGATGACGGTGCCGCTGCGCGTCGCCGTCATGGGCTGCGTCGTGAACGGCCCGGGTGAGGCACGCGAGGCCGACCTCGGTGTCGCCTCCGGCAACGGCAAGGGTCAGATCTTCGTCAAGGGCGAGGTCATCAAGACCGTCCCGGAGGCCGACATCGTCGCCACCCTCATCGAGGAGGCGAACCGCATCGCCGCCGAGATGGGACCGGACGCTCCGCTCGGCACCGCCCAGGTCGTCACCGCCTGA